Proteins co-encoded in one Desulfitibacter alkalitolerans DSM 16504 genomic window:
- a CDS encoding precorrin-8X methylmutase, with protein MEIIWNPREIEDKSMQIIDEYLVGYSFTPVEKDVVKRIIHTTGDPAILSSVLFHPDATRDGIKALRGGANIFTDVNMLRAGINARTLNEFGGEIFCGVAELETIEAARDWGITRSAAAMRLYGKRLNGSVIAIGNAPTALFEVLDLIEKGIAMPALIVGTPVGFVGAMESKELMIEKNLVPYITVRGTRGGSPIAACIVNALMYFKGDEADG; from the coding sequence TTGGAGATTATATGGAATCCCAGGGAAATTGAAGATAAAAGCATGCAGATTATAGATGAATATCTAGTGGGGTACAGCTTTACACCTGTTGAGAAGGATGTAGTTAAAAGGATAATCCATACCACAGGTGATCCAGCTATACTCAGCAGTGTACTATTTCATCCTGATGCCACAAGGGATGGAATCAAGGCCTTGAGGGGAGGGGCAAATATATTTACTGATGTAAATATGCTCAGGGCAGGAATAAATGCCAGAACCTTAAATGAGTTTGGTGGTGAAATATTTTGTGGAGTTGCAGAACTGGAGACCATTGAAGCCGCCAGAGACTGGGGGATAACCAGATCAGCTGCTGCAATGAGGCTGTATGGCAAAAGGCTTAATGGATCTGTCATTGCCATAGGAAATGCCCCTACTGCTTTATTTGAAGTGTTAGACTTAATTGAAAAGGGTATTGCCATGCCTGCTCTTATTGTGGGTACCCCTGTTGGCTTTGTAGGAGCCATGGAGTCAAAGGAACTTATGATTGAGAAAAATCTGGTACCCTACATAACTGTAAGGGGAACTAGAGGCGGCAGTCCCATAGCAGCCTGTATTGTCAATGCTCTCATGTATTTCAAAGGGGACGAGGCAGATGGCTAG
- a CDS encoding sirohydrochlorin chelatase, whose protein sequence is MKEGVILLGHGSRREEANEEIRQMARMIQETDKDGLYEVAFLSFGHPHLADAAETLIEKGCEKIIVMPMFLVTGNHINRDIPSRLLLQKTTHPNIKFVLAKHFGPHPGIISIVQERIKEATSLL, encoded by the coding sequence ATGAAGGAAGGCGTTATTCTATTAGGCCATGGCAGTAGAAGAGAAGAGGCAAATGAAGAAATACGTCAAATGGCTAGAATGATACAGGAAACTGATAAGGACGGACTTTATGAGGTTGCTTTTTTATCCTTTGGTCATCCCCATTTGGCAGATGCTGCAGAAACCCTCATTGAAAAGGGCTGTGAAAAGATAATTGTCATGCCAATGTTCCTGGTAACGGGCAACCACATTAATAGAGACATTCCCAGCAGACTGCTGCTGCAGAAAACAACCCATCCCAATATTAAATTTGTCCTGGCAAAGCATTTTGGCCCCCATCCTGGAATTATCAGCATAGTTCAGGAAAGAATTAAAGAAGCAACAAGTTTATTATAA
- the cobK gene encoding precorrin-6A reductase codes for MIFVLAGTSEARETVKLLKESGLQVSASVVSTYGYELLASNSITYLKKGAFDKEELIRCLKERETVFLVDATHPFAGEISKLAMEVAAQLDIEYIRVERHSCELADDPLIKKVEGLDEIEQHLQRGQNVFSTLGSKNLPQIAAMVQRAGANLTARVLPLSASLRVCEDLGLKPEQIVALKGPFSKELNKALFKQYGAQVILTKESGDIGGFHEKLTAALDLNIQVIVLCRPKLNYPVVVNSPQELLKYIERKI; via the coding sequence ATGATTTTCGTTCTGGCAGGCACTTCAGAAGCCAGGGAAACAGTTAAGCTTTTAAAAGAGAGTGGTCTCCAGGTATCTGCTTCCGTGGTCAGTACCTATGGCTATGAGCTCTTGGCCAGTAATAGTATAACCTATTTAAAGAAGGGGGCCTTTGATAAAGAAGAGTTAATCAGGTGCCTCAAGGAAAGGGAAACAGTATTTCTGGTTGATGCCACCCATCCCTTTGCCGGGGAGATTAGTAAGCTGGCCATGGAAGTGGCTGCCCAGCTGGATATTGAATATATCAGGGTCGAAAGGCACAGCTGTGAGCTTGCAGATGATCCATTAATCAAGAAGGTGGAAGGCCTTGATGAAATAGAACAGCATCTCCAGAGAGGGCAAAATGTTTTCAGTACCCTTGGCAGTAAAAATTTACCGCAAATTGCAGCCATGGTTCAAAGGGCTGGAGCAAATTTAACTGCAAGGGTGCTGCCACTCAGTGCTTCCCTGAGGGTCTGCGAAGATCTTGGGTTAAAGCCGGAGCAGATTGTTGCATTAAAGGGACCCTTTTCAAAGGAGTTAAATAAGGCCCTGTTTAAGCAGTATGGAGCCCAGGTAATCCTTACCAAAGAGAGTGGAGATATTGGGGGTTTCCATGAAAAGCTTACCGCTGCATTAGATTTAAATATACAGGTCATAGTATTATGCAGACCAAAACTAAATTATCCTGTGGTGGTGAATTCGCCGCAAGAGCTATTGAAGTATATTGAAAGAAAAATATAA